A portion of the Lolium rigidum isolate FL_2022 chromosome 1, APGP_CSIRO_Lrig_0.1, whole genome shotgun sequence genome contains these proteins:
- the LOC124684527 gene encoding probable histidine kinase 1, with the protein MGDEYLSDPEDEVAPSMWPENIGDKHKKQFKMEKLGNDHDALKDVKFDQQPVRMDIHRLMEMANSEKGTSHMQYFVKHWEYKRANTVRLLNEQVGLLSQQRKEIEEKKLQILEDQRCQDENYYAAIRQVPILDEVYKDEWKRPSKKGDDLSCNHELKIDAEYDSIFYWKERAMLLEKALEASLQRERALEEKLEQSIKNLQSHTPVEEFSGMLKRADYFLHLVLESAPIVIAHQDTDLRYRFIFNHFPTLADEDVIGKTDYEILAGEGIDEMNNVKREVMAKGIPTKREFVFNTPLFGAKTFVTYIEPVFSKSGETIGVNYVAMDITDQVKRREKMADIRVREAIQQAKETELSRSLHITEETMRAKQMLATMSHEIRSPLSGVLSIAEILTTTKLDKEQYQLLEVMLSSGDLVLQLINDILDLSKVESGAMKLEATTFRPREVVKHVLQTAAASLKKELTLEGCIGDDVPLEVIGDVLRIRQILTNLISNAVKFTHDGKVGINLHLVDKQQAGCEIENGQLPMIAHPACPNNTATEKSAASPRICDSDTSCCSSRGDACQNGISSDENCREYNEGEVVWLRCDVYDTGIGIPEKSLPFLFKRYMQASTDHARKYGGTGLGLSICKQLVELMGGSLTVVSNEDEGSTFTFMIPCKIPAKEELSDDPDDAPNSRNDLTISDIEGSFIFKPKVRPSLLSSGVPLMNNTKLFGSDIMCYDPTNILEDHKPLSNGFASSKENSGKCAPAASQSIGPSVRRIDKDQDNGSMVFDLNSQAERISSSRGDTASISGADIQEGRKACKALDEKSLNKKSKCSPSSTKAKILLVEDNKVNIMVAKSMLAPLGYGIDIVNNGIQAIHAVQQCQYDLILMDVHMPEMDGLQATRLIRSFENTGCWDASVKAEGNQMLANSAISSDCAQEQKGKRVPIIAMTANSFSESADECLAAGMDSYISKPMNLQKTKECLQRYLLSQ; encoded by the exons ATGGGGGACGAATACCTATCTGATCCTGAGGATGAGGTCGCACCATCGATGTGGCCTGAGAACATAGGGGATAAACACAAGAAGCAGTTCAAAATGGAGAAACTTGGGAATGACCATGATGCACTCAAGGATGTTAAATTTGATCAGCAGCCTGTTCGTATGGATATCCACCGACTTATGGAAATGGCAAATTCTGAGAAAGGCACTTCTCATATGCAATACTTCGTCAAGCACTGGGAATATAAGCGGGCCAATACTGTTCGGCTTCTCAACGAACAGGTTGGCCTTCTCTCCCAACAGAGAAAAGAGATTGAAGAAAAGAAGCTACAAATCTTGGAGGATCAGCGCTGTCAGGATGAAAATTATTATGCTGCGATTCGGCAAGTACCAATACTGGATGAAGTCTACAAAGATGAATGGAAGCGGCCAAGCAAAAAGGGTGATGACCTTTCCTGTAATCATGAGCTTAAAATAGATGCAGAATACGACAGTATTTTCTACTGGAAAGAGCGAGCAATGCTGCTAGAAAAAGCACTTGAGGCAAGCCTGCAAAGGGAGCGTGCATTGGAGGAAAAGTTAGAGCAAAGTATAAAGAATCTTCAGTCACATACACCAGTGGAGGAATTCTCTGGAATGTTAAAACGAGCTGATTACTTCTTGCACTTGGTTCTCGAAAGTGCTCCTATTGTAATTGCTCATCAG GATACTGACTTGCGGTACCGGTTCATTTTTAACCACTTCCCAACACTTGCTGATGAG GATGTTATCGGTAAAACCGACTACGAGATATTGGCAGGAGAGGGTATAGATGAGATGAATAATGTCAAGAGAGAGGTTATGGCCAAGGGTATTCCGACTAAGAGAGAGTTTGTATTTAATACTCCATTGTTTGGAGCAAAGACCTTTGTGACATACATTGAACCAGTATTCAGTAAATCTGGCGAGACAATTGGTGTGAATTATGTTGCAATGGACATAACAGATCAG GTCAAAAGAAGAGAGAAAATGGCGGACATAAGGGTGAGAGAAGCTATCCAACAAGCTAAGGAAACAGAACTTAGCAGATCTCTGCACATAACTG AGGAAACAATGCGAGCAAAACAAATGCTAGCCACCATGTCCCATGAGATCAGATCTCCTCTTTCAGGGGTTCTTAGCATTGCTGAAATTCTTACAACTACCAAACTGGATAAAGAGCAATATCAGCTGCTAGAAGTTATGTTATCTTCTGGAGATCTTGTGTTGCAATTGATCAATGACATCCTTGATCTTTCCAAAGTGGAGTCAG GTGCTATGAAACTAGAGGCTACAACATTTAGACCAAGGGAAGTTGTTAAACATGTACTTCAAACTGCTGCTGCTTCTCTGAAGAAGGAATTGACCCTTGAAGGGTGCATAGGTGATGATGTTCCATTGGAG GTCATTGGTGATGTGCTAAGGATTAGGCAGATTCTGACCAACTTGATCAG CAATGCAGTGAAGTTTACACATGATGGGAAGGTTGGGATAAATCTTCATCTTGTAGATAAGCAGCAAGCAGGATGCGAAATAGAAAACGGACAACTTCCTATGATAGCCCATCCCGCATGCCCAAATAATACTGCCACAGAAAAATCTGCTGCCTCTCCAAGAATCTGTGATTCAGATACTTCGTGTTGCTCCAGTCGTGGAGATGCTTGTCAGAATGGGATTTCATCAGATGAAAATTGTAGAGAGTATAACGAGGGAGAAGTTGTTTGGCTTCGCTGCGATGTATATGATACTGGGATCGGAATACCAG AGAAGTCCTTGCCATTTCTGTTCAAGAGATATATGCAAGCCAGTACTGATCATGCTAGAAAATATGGCGGGACAGGGCTTGGCCTTTCGATTTGCAAGCAATTG GTGGAGTTGATGGGTGGTAGTCTAACTGTGGTTAGCAACGAGGATGAAGGATCAACATTTACATTCATGATACCGTGCAAAATTCCTGCAAAAGAGGAGctcagtgatgatcctgatgatgcGCCCAATTCTCGTAATGATTTGACTATCAGTGATATAGAGGGTTCTTTCATTTTCAAGCCAAAAGTACGACCTTCTCTTCTGTCTTCAGGAGTTCCACTAATGAACAACACCAAGTTGTTTGGCAGCGATATTATGTGCTATGATCCTACTAACATATTAGAGGATCATAAGCCACTCTCAAATGGTTTTGCGTCATCGAAAGAGAATTCTGGAAAGTGTGCACCTGCTGCTAGCCAATCAATTGGTCCAAGTGTTAGGAGAATTGATAAAGACCAAGATAATGGTTCAATGGTCTTTGATCTGAATAGTCAAGCTGAACGGATTTCCAGTTCACGAGGCGACACAGCATCAATTTCAGGGGCTGACATTCAGGAGGGAAGGAAAGCATGTAAAGCTCTTGATGAAAAATCTCTTAACAAGAAATCCAAGTGTTCTCCAAGTAGCACTAAGGCAAAGATCCTCCTTGtcgaagataacaaagtcaatatAATGGTGGCAAAATCAATGCTGGCGCCACTGGGTTACGGAATAGACATAGTAAATAATGGAATTCAAGCAATACATGCAGTACAGCAGTGTCAATATGATCTTATCCTGATG GATGTTCACATGCCAGAAATGGATGGCCTACAAGCCACTAGATTGATTCGTTCCTTTGAAAATACTGGCTGTTGGGACGCTTCTGTAAAGGCTGAAGGTAATCAGATGCTAGCTAACTCAGCTATTTCATCTGATTGTGCACAAGAACAGAAAGGGAAGAGAGTTCCTATTATTGCG ATGACAGCAAATTCATTTTCAGAGAGTGCTGATGAGTGCCTTGCTGCAGGCATGGATTCTTACATATCGAAGCCAATGAACTTACAAAAAACAAAAGAGTGCCTGCAGCGGTATTTGTTATCTCAGTAA